Below is a genomic region from Elusimicrobiaceae bacterium.
GGACAATAAAGCCCTTCGCAACAAGCAGTACCCTCATATGTTGTCCCAAAACCGCAGCCATTTGATGGTGTTGTAGCTATACATTTACTACCACTTTTGTAAACAGTGTAAGCACCGCCACAACAATTCCAACAATTAGATTCACATATTCCGCCTTCATTGACAATCACATTAGAGCAACCATTTTTACACACGCCACCTTTGTTAATTTGAGAGTATTCACAAGACCCATTGCACACGCCACCTTCATTGACAGTTGAATAAAAACAAGCCCTATCATTCCAAGAACCCTTGCACTCTCCTCCGGCATTAATAGTAGAATACTGACATCCACCGGCACTACCAGTCCCGCTGACTTGACATACTCCTCCCTCATTAATTACCGCATTATTACAACCGCCTCCCTGATTTGCACGGCAGATTCCGTCTTCTTCAATAGTTACATTTTTGGTATTGGTATATCCGCAAACTCCATTTGTATACGGCATGCCATTGGCTTTGCAACGGTCTTCTTCTGTTTTAAAACATTTTGTGTTCTTTTTAGACCAGGTACGGCTGACATGATCACACGTGGCTTTATCAATCTCTTGGTCTAATAAATAGGCCGTGTAACCGTCTGCGGAAGTTAAATCTTGACCCATGAGTAATTTTCCGCACAGTCTTTCGGCCCGTTCATCTCC
It encodes:
- a CDS encoding pilin: MSRKAFTLIELLIVVLIIGILSAIAIPMYQGAVDKSHWSTMLPGAKAIKDAEEAIKMTNGAYTDNMANLDVTMNNTDLTFALVTPNNTADPNVIRVTNSKLANVRLASYLDQSPMFAGQLHCEAKTGDERAERLCGKLLMGQDLTSADGYTAYLLDQEIDKATCDHVSRTWSKKNTKCFKTEEDRCKANGMPYTNGVCGYTNTKNVTIEEDGICRANQGGGCNNAVINEGGVCQVSGTGSAGGCQYSTINAGGECKGSWNDRACFYSTVNEGGVCNGSCEYSQINKGGVCKNGCSNVIVNEGGICESNCWNCCGGAYTVYKSGSKCIATTPSNGCGFGTTYEGTACCEGLYCPNNVPKC